Proteins encoded by one window of Halorhodospira halophila:
- a CDS encoding cupin domain-containing protein: MRITKSEVPEVFSVPGAVARQVLDFGDASDYGKMTGEYFSLGEGTDITPLLQGLEGDLCQSPHWGYMISGRLTITFSDGAEEKVRAADLFYWPPGHTLRVEDAEIILFSPQAEHCATLNHLKSQL, encoded by the coding sequence ATGCGCATCACCAAGTCAGAGGTTCCGGAAGTCTTCAGCGTCCCTGGTGCCGTGGCGCGGCAGGTGCTGGATTTCGGCGATGCAAGCGATTACGGCAAGATGACCGGAGAGTACTTCTCGCTGGGAGAGGGCACCGATATTACCCCGTTGTTACAAGGGCTTGAGGGGGATCTGTGTCAGTCGCCTCACTGGGGTTACATGATCTCGGGGAGGCTCACCATCACCTTTTCCGACGGGGCCGAGGAAAAGGTGCGTGCGGCAGATCTTTTCTACTGGCCACCGGGCCACACGCTACGGGTCGAGGATGCCGAGATCATCCTCTTCAGCCCGCAGGCCGAGCACTGCGCAACGCTCAACCACCTGAAGAGCCAACTCTAG